Proteins from a single region of Lampris incognitus isolate fLamInc1 chromosome 16, fLamInc1.hap2, whole genome shotgun sequence:
- the ndufaf1 gene encoding complex I intermediate-associated protein 30, mitochondrial produces the protein MSFSRMSSLPPVRLLGSLHQQQLPGPTTFPVCMPRRAMGGYRRPGQPKDNTPPWKKINFDFSKGVAGIKKHFTLLKTEFFDRLAGPDGKPLMEFMLEQNRVIWEFRGPESLEQWTVSSDREIGGQSEAYVKLGKNNTCFLYGTLCSTPPRDGETRYSGYCTLRSKPPLSSFDRKKHLDWTTFNTLHLRVRGDGRPWMINIATENYYSHQKDDVYSYFLYTRGGPFWQDVKIPFSKFFLAHRGRIQDNQHSLWLDKVNAIGFTLGDKADGPFQLEIDFIGIRRDYAHIEEFAYELYKRNPEV, from the exons ATGTCCTTTTCAAGAATGTCCAGTCTCCCTCCTGTGAGGCTGCTGGGCTCCTTGCACCAGCAGCAGCTCCCAGGCCCCACAACCTTTCCCGTATGCATGCCAAGGAGGGCCATGGGGGGATACAGGCGGCCGGGCCAGCCCAAAGACAATACCCCTCCATGGAAGAAAATCAACTTTGACTTCTCAAAAGGTGTGGCGGGGATCAAAAAGCACTTTACGCTGCTGAAAACGGAGTTTTTCGACCGCTTGGCCGGTCCTGATGGCAAACCCCTTATGGAATTCATGTTGGAGCAGAATCGAGTGATCTGGGAGTTCAGAGGGCCGGAGAGCTTGGAGCAGTGGACTGTATCCTCTGATCGGGAGATTGGAGGCCAGAGTGAGGCCTACGTGAAGCTTGGAAAAAACAACACCTGCTTTCTGTATGGAACCCTGTGCTCCACGCCGCCACGGGATGGGGAAACCCGCTACAGTGGCTACTGCACACTACGCTCCAAGCCACCACTG TCCTCATTTGACAGGAAGAAGCACCTCGATTGGACCACTTTCAACACCCTGCATTTGCGTGTGCGTGGTGATGGCCGCCCGTGGATGATCAACATCGCAACAGAAAATTACTATTCCCACCAGAAAGATGATGTTTACAGTTACTTCCTGTACACCAGGGGAGgacccttctggcaagatgtcaag ATCCCATTCTCAAAGTTCTTCCTTGCACATCGTGGGAGAATACAAGACAATCAGCATTCTCTCTGGCTGGACAAG GTAAACGCGATTGGCTTCACCTTGGGGGATAAAGCAGACGGCCCGTTTCAACTGGAGATCGATTTCATTGGCATCCGGAGAGATTACGCGCACATAGAGGAGTTTGCGTATGAGCTGTACAAGAGGAATCCCGAAGTCTGA
- the nusap1 gene encoding nucleolar and spindle-associated protein 1 codes for MDLDSLKYAELQRLAKTIGLKANVKADKLLNTIKQHYQQNQEPPQPKHGQGNENGPVDVVEEENSSPNLVQEEKNGTSEEPAFTMSLFVNKRRGKATKTKRKYSDSETKTASDTQLLPDAIEDGEGAASSADGGTKNPKRTRLCSPRVSRAIGTPEEEPLASSDKQQSEIKDEVPALADKDGKPPACKIPRYEALKKKQGRLLKPATPNFKKLHEAHFNKMESIDLYVQRKTKQMETYRNEVKQLKLLSEKTISKPADGKMKAANPCGASIFSPVAVNKRPAEDKRGRMLPASKPQQSKPARKEDASFRPSVLSTRRINVRFSQATHDENKRSLVKTPVRMSPCVASSTPRKQTSNGGRLNSAKTSTASATKTPGPFVFTGNTSVSNTPGTNKKLTFDLKASLSRPLAYKPHKGKLKPFGESKENAEKNQPPSSHSRQKRYKQHQVQTREERRATHLDGRKQKKERMLGARRGLLMT; via the exons ATGGATCTGGACTCCCTGAAGTACGCCGAGTTGCAAAGACTCGCTAAAACCATTGGACTTAAGGCAAACGTTAAG GCAGATAAGCTGCTAAACACAATCAAGCAGCATTATCAACAAAATCAGGAGCCCCCACAGCCAAAGCATGGACAG GGAAATGAGAATGGCCCTGTCGATGTTGTAGAGGAGGAAAATTCCTCACCAAACCTCGTCCAAGAAGAGAAAAATGGGACATCTGAAGAGCCAGCTTTCACTATGTCATTGTTTGTGAACAAACGCCGTGGGAAAGCGACcaagaccaagagaaagtactCTGACAGTGAAACTAAAACAGCATCTGATACCCAGCTGCTGCCTGATGCTATCGAG GATGGAGAAGGGGCTGCATCCAGTGCTGATGGTGGAACTAAGAATCCTAAGAGGACACGCTTGTGTTCTCCCAGGGTTTCAAGGGCTATAGGGACACCTGAGGAGGAACCCCTGGCATCCAGTGATAAGCAGCAGTCTGAGATCAAGGATGAAGTCCCTGCACTCGCTGATAAAG ATGGTAAACCACCGGCGTGTAAAATCCCTCGTTATGAAGCTCTCAAGAAAAAACAAGGGCGTTTGTTGAAGCCTGCTACTCCCA ACTTCAAAAAGCTCCATGAAGCTCATTTCAACAAGATGGAGTCCATCGACTTGTATGTCCAAAGGAAGACAAAGCAGATGGAGACATACAGAAATGAAGTAAAACAGCTGAAG TTGCTCTCAGAAAAGACTATTTCAAAGCCAGCTGATGGGAAAATGAAAGCG GCAAATCCCTGTGGTGCGTCAATATTCAGCCCGGTGGCAGTAAATAAGAGACCAGCTGAAGACAAGCGTGGACGCATGCTGCCGGCCAGTAAGCCTCAGCAGAGTAAGCCCGCTCGAAAGGAAGATGCTTCATTCAGACCGTCTGTGCTTTCCACTCGCAGAATCAATGTTCG GTTTTCCCAAGCCACACATGATGAGAACAAAAGGTCCTTGGTGAAGACACCCGTACGTATGTCCCCATGCGTGGCCTCAAGCACCCCACGAAAGCAAACCAGTAATGGAGGGAGGCTGAACAGTGCCAAGACATCAACTGCCTCTGCCACAAAGACACCAG GACCGTTTGTTTTCACCGGCAACACAAGTGTCTCAAACACACCTGGAACCAATAAGAAGTTAACCTTTGACCTTAAAGCGAGTCTGTCTCGTCCCCTCGCCTACAAGCCTCATAAAG GGAAGCTGAAGCCTTTCGGAGAAAGTAAAGAAAACGCAGAGAAAAACCAGCCTCCGTCTTCCCACTCGCGTCAGAAACGTTACAAACAGCACCAGGTCCAGACACG GGAGGAAAGGAGAGCGACGCACCTGGATGGGAGGAAGCAGAAGAAGGAGCGTATGCTGGGGGCGAGAAGAGGTCTTCTCATGACATAA
- the oip5 gene encoding protein Mis18-beta, whose protein sequence is MLTLHCKTCNDVLGDSFGVCGELRWTDSILCSRLTSHVIVNNKMEFILKGELAHCIHSSLKCSHCQSVVGTRIWSVPQPHLDELRSFFLLHKKSVNCYILNQSSMKNATDLSFNVLPLEESMKKLRKQMEALNESISNTTMRLRPTTT, encoded by the exons ATGCTGACTTTACACTGCAAAACGTGCAACGACGTGTTGGGCGACTCGTTCGGCGTCTGCGGGGAGCTCAGATGGACGGACTCTATCCTGTGTTCCA GACTGACCTCCCATGTGATCGTCAATAATAAGATGGAATTTATACTCAAGGGTGAACTGGCCCATTG catccaCAGCTCTCTGAAATGCTCTCACTGCCAGTCTGTCGTGGGTACTCGTATTTGGTCGGTCCCACAACCGCATTTAGACGAACTGCGCTCCTTCTTTCTCCTCCACAAAAAAAGTGTTAACTg TTACATTCTCAACCAGAGCTCTATGAAGAATGCCACTGACCTCTCATTTAACGTACTGCCTCTGGAGGAGAGCATGAAGAAG CTCAGAAAGCAGATGGAAGCTCTTAACGAGAGCATCTCGAACACGACAATGAGGCTCCGACCAACCACGACGTGA